A window of Populus trichocarpa isolate Nisqually-1 chromosome 17, P.trichocarpa_v4.1, whole genome shotgun sequence genomic DNA:
CAACATATCCCTCTAGTGTTCTGTACGTGAGGTTGGCTTGCGAGAGATAATTGCTCCATAACTGTGTGCAaggtaaacaaataaataaaattgtaactAAACTAGAAGCATAGAACACTACTCGACCTCCCATGCCATATCTAGCTACTTATTTCCagcatatttatttatcaaacaaCTCGATGAAGCAATTAAACCACCATATTGCCATTAATGCCCAAGGTTCACCATTTGACTTTTGCTGGGAAATactgcagaagaagaagaagaagaagaagaagaaatttagagaaaatgaTACGTTATGAGGCTAGAAATCATTGATTGAGAAAGTGAAGAACGAAGCGCACCTTGTCGATGAGGGAAAGATAGTATGGCTTAACTTTTTCAACATCAATTGGGACCTTGCTCTTGCTGTAGAGATCATACTTGCTGCCCAATTATAGTATATAATGTATAGAAATATTAAtgtaattaaagaagaaaaaattgacgAGAAAAAAAGGCAAGAATTTATCATAATTACAAGGACGGAGAAAGGCAGTCAGAATCTCACTTGAATATCTGAAGCCACTTCAGGTTCTCCACATCCTCCTCGTTCATCAGATGCTTGTATGCTCCACATGAGTGTAATGCtacaaaataatcaattcaaatgatcaattattatatttttaaactaatcaTATATAACAGCATAAAACCCAcaacaaaaaatagaatttttaatcGTAGTTCTTACGATAAAATGAGTGGTAGCGGATAACAAACAAGGCAGCAGAAGGCAGGGTCGTGCCATTTTCCTTTGCAACCTACAGTTAACATAGATCAATATACTCTTTAattagtattgttttttaattggcaATTTGGCCGTATAAATATgcttagaaattaattaattaatctctgatatcttaatatattttttattaccaagtACATGTAGTCATCGTGCCCAAATGACATCAACACGTTACTCAGTCCACATCCTTCAGAGTAAACTCCATTCTTGGTGTTGTATTTTGGATTGTTGAAATCTGGGTTTTCCTTGAAAAACTGTCATGTGTAGATTACTTGTCATTAATCACAAATTTGACTATGTTTATCTCCTTCGTAATCAGGATTAATTATTAAGTTATATACGTTAATTAGATAATGGAGCCTTTCGACATTAATTTAATACCTGATAATGGACGTTGGATTCATCAAAAGCACAGCCAACAGGGAATATATCACCTGCAGATTGAATATTGAGATTCATaagtcaaaaaacaaataaattaaaggcGCTCATATTTTAAGAAGTAGCTCACCTACAGCAGACCATTGAGGTAATCCTCCAAATTGAGGAAGTAGGAGGATTTTTCCAAGATCTGCATGTCCCAAGCAAATTAATatagtaatattaatatatatacatttattGTAATCTAGCACCAGAGGGAAATCATGTAAGGAATTGTATATTATATACCATGGATAAGTGCAGTCAAGTGCAACCAATCTTCGTTAGGATAGTCTTTTCTGATTGCTTCAGCTGACTGCAGCAAGTGCATGATTTGTGGCTCATCCAAGTCAGGATCACTTTCGTCCACAACGTCATTGAGAAGCTCACAGCATTCCCATATGCTCATCTCTGCCTTGTCCAGTCTGCTATATTCTTCCCTCATCTTCTTGACCTGCATCGATTTCCATTCCAAGTGCAATTACAACAtggattatatttataaaatgttcTTGTACAGGAGTATGTGTCAGTATTTTCTCACGTAATCATATGTTTGGTTAATGTGTTGCAGCCTGTATGTTTGTTCAACAATCTGGTGCCTTTCAGTCTCTGCATTTTCATAGTCCCTGCAATCACAAATCGTGTAAGATATTCATGCATGCCCTTTATGAACAAGATCGgaattaattaacatttgaaAATCCAGAAAACATTAGAGCATGTTTTGACCTAAATGATTGGCCAAATGCATTACTATCTGGCATAGTGAATCCACCATCAGACACCAACTCATCGGGGTCGACATGGATTTCCTTCTTCTGTTCTTCTTGCAAGCAAGGGTAACAATCataattagaagaagaaatcttAGCACGCCAAAAGCATccatggagaggaaaaaaaaactcagaagATAATCAAGGTggcaggaaaaagaaaaggagaagatcgATACATACCAAATAGCTCAATATCCTCGACAGGATTCTCAACAATGACAGTCATCTTTGAAGGATTGAAACAAGGTAACTACTGCATGCCTAGGTATAAGAGGGGTGTTCTTTATAAGGGATAAAAAGCCCTTTGCAATAATTTACAAGACTTTGGAGtcctcataattaattaaaatgcttGACAAATTGGATTAATCTTGAATTCCATGTGTGGTCGTGTTGGATTTCTaaattagtaaataaataacttGGAAGATTAAGCTGTTTGCCTTCgtattaattaatgataattgCTGACTCAGTCCTACGTGCTCATATCGTTATCTAAGTTTGGATTAACCATGGAATTaggaaaaactaattaattaattaggctTGGAATATGATGTATTCTTTCTGTTGAATATCTCTGAAcgattgaattcaaattaatgaCTAGATTCTCATGTAATTCTCACGTAAGACATTCCTTCCATGGTTATCTCAAATCTAGAGGTGAGAAGGAAGGATTTTTGTATTTACTTCTGTGATTCTCTCCtctttaaaacattaatcacccccatgttttatttattttcacttatGGATTATTACTAAAACATTAACCATGTTAATTAtcatttacatgaaaaaaaattactctaacAAGATTAGTATCATGTTATTATTTGATATCATGatagctattattttttaaagtgtttttcattaaaaaaatatttttaatatcaacaatgatctgaaaaaaaaaactaatttgaagtaagaaaaaaaaatcaattttttttaaaatgcaaaaacaaatttaatggtTGTAACCCTTAAAATTGAGTGAAGGGCTCAAATcttagatcctttttgtttacTCAAGCATGCAACCCTTTATATCTCAAATTTAATGCTTGTGTGAAAAAAGGTATATCTTCcgttttgtgttgttttgattgTGTATCAAGCTATGAACTTGAAGTCAAAGATccaagtaattttttataaagatacaAAATTCAAACTGATTAATTAAAACTATgacatgaataataataataattacaggATTGCTAATCCAAAAGGAAAGAGATTGatcatatatttcttaaatgCAAAATTGCAATCTCATATCAATGTTTCTACCGTAATGGTAGCTATCTTCATAGAGATGGTAAGTTTTGATTTCGATATAAACATGATGATAATCTTTTCTATGTTTCATAGAgtgtatattcattttttttatcaaaaaaaaaaaaaaaaaattttgttagaTGGACGATGCCAAAGCCACAtgtaatgaatttatttttaattatcatgagTTCGAGTACTTTCAGAATTATTGGAggtttatataatcattaattttaaaacttgtagaATTAGTTGAGACACACACAAACTAGCTAAAAtacctatataaataaaaaaaattgtaatgttCATGGATGTCATGTTGCATAGATTTTACATTTACATGCCATATTGTCTCCACAAAATTTActtcaaacacaaacaaatcctttattctatttttattggaatttatagaaacaaaaaaacatgtaaatataataattagttGATTACCGTGttgacaaaagagaaaaaaataattaattctgcCATTGTATAGTTCGGTTCATTTTATATTTGCCCattataatttagaaaattatattttatattttggatcagCTATAAAATGAATAGAATATAGAATggtaaagatattttaaaaaaaatttaatcataaaattatatgacttactatcaaaataaaagcctatatattaaattaataattagaagagaaataatttaattgatcaagttttaaatttattttctatagattATTAGTTCGAGTCCTACAAATTTTAGAATCATTTAAGACTTGCATTGTCATTAACttcaaaatttatgaaattagttgAAGTATACACAAGTTACCCGGATatctatgttaataataaaaaaaacattccaataataattaaaaaaataaagtcttatCAGTCAAAAACTGATAATAATACAAATCACTCCCCACATATCTTAACAGTTACTCAAAAACACCCCCCACCAAATCGAAGTAAAAATGAAACAATAGAGCGGGACCTCCATTTTTAAATTCTTCCAATCTAACAccctaaaataattataaacaaacaaaaaaaccccgaagctctctctctctctctctctctctctgcaatTCTTTTGGTTTACTTCTCCTGGTTGTCAGATCTAGTTGTGTGTAATTGAAATTAGGGGTTTGTTTCAAATCTCAATTGGAAGAATGCTGCTGTCTTCCTAGTAGAATTCGGTGTTGAAGGTATCGAAATATTTTGTAGAATGCAGGGGTCATCGAGCGCAGTAGCGCAACCAGAGGCCATACTAGAGTGGTTGCACAAGGAGATGGGGTATAGGCCATTAGGGCCACAGAGTGCGGCCACTAGCAAATCTCAATTGCCCTCAATAGATGCCATAAGGAAGATTTGTCGTGGAAATATGATACCCATTTGGGGGTTTCTGATAAAGAGAGTGAAATCGGAGAAAACAGTGGAGAATATAAGGAAGAATATACTGGTacatggtggtggtggtggggagAGTGGCGGTTTGGTAAATGTTGGGAAAGACGAGGGGAGGAGTAAAGGAGGGAGGAGGAAGGAGAAGGTGGGTGGGGAGGGTGGGGGTGGGTCGAGTACTGCGGAGAGTAGGGAGGTGGCATTGCAAGAGAGGGAAATAGCAGCGAAAGAGGTTGAGAGGTTGAGGAGTATTGTTAGGAGGCAGAGGAAGGATTTGAGGGCTAGAATGATTGAGGTTTCGAGGGAGGAGGCCGAGAGGAAGCGTATGCTTGATGAGCGTGCTAAGAATAGGTTTGTttgtttaacatgttttttttttatgcatacatagtgaagaatgcaagatttttgtttttttatcctgcTCGAAATCACCTTGAAACCTCTCGTTTCTAGATACATGGGCAATGTAAAATTTGTGCTACAAAAATCTATGTTTCAGTTCTGGAAGTAAAAAGTTCAAGAGGGCGTGTTAGCGACAATATCAACTAGGATTACGTGAATTCTGTCGCTTTTGATGATTCCTAAGCATGTATACTTATATTGACGGTTGGCATCAGTTTATTGTTGTTCCTTTGTTCGTCATACATATTTGGTTAAAGTCTATATTGAACTGTAGGATTATTAATGCATCATTTTCAGTTGCTTCTTATTGCACTGCTATGGACCATGTTGTTCCtctgaaattgaaatatttctCACTTCATTCTATAAATTCTTTAGGAGAAATTTGGTGTACTTGGATATAAAGTACATGGCCATTTCAATGACATGACAGTTCTTGGTTGAAAGTAGAAGCCAACATTTTGCTGCTTTGCATAAAGGCCTTCCCTTTCTGATGATAATAGTTTTAAGCGCTTTTGTAAAACTTGATATTGAACTTCAATTATTTTGGAAAGGCATAGCAATTCACAGTCTGACATGATTATATTCATTGGAGATCTAATGATGTCTGGACGCTGCAAACCCTGCCTTATGATGAGATAGGACAATTAGGCAGTGACAgtggtttcttttgttttattgcgTAACAATGTTAAGAAGGGATCCTTTTGACAAGGATGTAATCCATCCCAACTATTGTGATGTGTCCTTTACTAATGTACGCTCACCTGTGCTGCAGGCACAAGCAGGTCATGCTGGAGGCTTATGACCAACAATGTGATGAGGCAGCAAAAATATTTGCAGAGTACCATAAACGTCTTCATCAATATGTTAATCAAGCAAGGGATGCTCAAAGGTTTAGCATTGACAGTTCTCTAGAAGAAGTTAGCAGCTTCAGTGCAAACAGTATTAAGGAAGCTGTTTATTCAACTGTTAAGGGAACCAAATCTGCTGATGATGTCATTCTTATTGAAACAAATTGGGAAAGAAATATCCGGAAGGCATGTGAATCTCTTGCAGTTTATATGGTCGAGAGAATACGCAACTCCTTTCCTGCTTATGAAGGAAGTGGTATTCATTTGAATCCTCAATCAGAAGCAGCCAAGTTGGGCATGGATTTTGATGGAGATATACCTGATGATGTAAGAACTGTTATTGTGAATTGCTTGAAGAACCCTCCTCACTTACTTCGGGCAATTACTGCATACACTTTACGGCTGAAAACTTTGGTTTctagagaaattgaaaaaattgatgttaGAGCTGATGCTGAACTCTTAAGGTATGctaatattttctttccatttcatGTTGGTTCATGCAGGTGCAATTTTTGTTCATTATTTCCTCAGATTGTTGAAGTGTCCATTTACCCTGCTCACTCCAAAATTTCTTGTTACTTGTAGTGTAATAATTGCTTGGTTGCTGTAATTCATTTGATCATTCTGTACGTGTTAAACGTGCACTGATGCATAATTGCTTACAGACTGAATTGGAATTTGGTCTTCGAGTGCATATGATGGAGATAAGACACAATGAATTGCaagataaaaagttttttttgtggCCATTACAAAATGTGCAAAACGGCCTAAAGCCAATCACATGCTTGCTTTGCTCCTTCCTATAACCAAAGCTGTACTTTCTTAGTAATGTATGTATGTGTAGCTAGTAGATTGTGAATCGACAAAGGATATTATGTGAGACGTAGTCTGTTTTGGAGTTGTTTCTGACGAGGCATTAGTCAGAATATTGACTTGCTGCATCAAAGcgattatttttattctcttcaaatTGATGAGGACCATCACGCATCACACATTCATGTTGTATTTACATGCAAAAGACTATGAGTTTTGTTACACGTAGATGTTATAGttaatatttgttattgttaCATGGAAGGTACATTAAAAGAATATGTATCCTGTTTCGTGATGCTTCCTTACTGGATTTCTGTTGTTTATTCCTGTAAATGTCAGTTGTACAAATTTACAGTTGCTTTGTTGACATTAATGTTCCATTTACtagatcaataattttaaattgctTGATCAGATACAAATATGAAAACAACAGAGTTATGGATGTTTCTTCTACTGACACAAACTCACCATTGCACCATCAACTTTATGGCAATGGGACGATTGGAATAGACATGCCTTACAAAGGATCTCAAAATCAGCTTCTGGAAAGACAGGTTTTCTTCCTTTGTAGATGGTAgcttttgtatttcaattttaccTTTTAGTTTTCATATAAAGCAGTAGCATaaaatagtttgattttttttaacaggttaaaatgttttattgataaaatctcTTTTCTATAAATTcatcctttttatttgattttttcctacctcctcttcttttatgttattattcCATTGTGATGAAGGGGTTTGGGTGCAAAACTGATACCCTTGTAAAAAGATATATAGTGGGCGCTTGAGCATTTGATAGTTTTGTTTGTGCTCTTATTTTATGCTAATGCTTTTATATCTGCTCTCTTGCATCTGGAGCATTTCATTTGACATTGTTTTGTGTGGTTGTTAACAGAAAGCCCATGTTCAGCAATTTTTGGCCACTGAAGATGCACTTAATAAAGCTGCAGAAGCCAGGGACGTGGGTCAGAATCTCTTAAAACGATTGCATGGAACTGGTGATGTAGTTTCTTCCCACTCAATTGGTATTGGAGTCACAACACAGAACATGGGCAGTCTGCGGCAATTTGAGGTAATTGCTCTCTTTGTTTTGCAGTTAATGGTTACCAAGGTTCCTTAAATCATGCTATGCTGAAATGTTGGATTGCACCCTTGCTTTTGATACTAGTCTGTTGTCAGTGCTTGGTTATGGAAGTTTGAGTATTTCATCAAGCAGTTCCGTCACTTTGTCCTACAGATTGTGATTTTTAGATAAACTTGGCATGCAAAAGTGCCGGTTTCCAATTGTACCATATCTAGaaccattctttctttcttgctctGAAAATCTCACATCAACCATAGTGCTTCTAACTATTGATGTGACAGGTCATTCACACGCATGAACTTATTTTCTTGAAGGAGACAACATAACAAAGCTTATGCTCAACCCACAAACAATCCATACTGGCTGCACTTGATCTCAGCACCATCACTTTGAAGTTCATTTACATATTTCTTTAGTGTGATCTCAAGGCATTGACCTCACAGAAGCTTAAAAAACACTAGTTAATGCTGTTGTACCTTCAATTAAACGCGCCATAAATTTACATCCAAGACATCATAATGCAAATGtgccatatatttttattatccaaTACACTTGTAATCCGTTCATCATGCTAAAGATACATGTTAAAATTGTGGACTCTCCAATATTTTCTGTGCAGCTGGAGGTTTGGGCCAAGGAGAGAGAAGCTGCTGGACTGAGGGCAAGCTTGAATACATTGATGTCTGAAATAGAACGCTTAAATAAATTGTGTGCAGAGAGGAAAGAGGCTGAAGATTCTTTGAGAAAGAAGTGGAAGAAGATTGAGGAGTTCGATGCACGAAGATCTGAACTTGAAGCAATATATACCGCTCTACTGAAGGTTATCATGGAGGTATttgatcttgaaattttttgaagaaCTCAAAACAGTAGTTTGTTTGACATTATATTAACCATCGAATGACTgtagttattattaatttatgagtTGGAATTAATAATGAAGCCTTGCAGGTCAAATGTTTTTTCATGGAGATCACTACTGCGAGTGTGTGTTTATCTGCATGCTTTTGTAGCATAACTCAATATATCCTTTTTTATGCTGTTATTCAACAATGCCAACAATTTTAATGTCTCAGCCAATTAAGTTTTCAATGTTTCGCAAGAATGGGACtaaatttatcctttttatgCTCTTATTCAACAATGCCAATAATTTTAATGCCTCAGccaattaaattttcaatgttTCACAAGAATGAGTGAGTGCAATTAAACATATGTAATTGTTTTTGGCTATCTGTGCAAATCGAGAGTAGAAACCCCTTTTGTATGCTAAAACTCAACTTTGTGGATAATTCTACTGTTTCAGCCAATAAGTTATCCATGTTTGACTAGAAATGGATGTGAGCAGTGGGATGTGTTacattttattgttaattttcaggTCGCTTCCATGCCATTTATGTTAACCATTGCATTTCAGCCTTTATCAACTCTAAGAAACACGTGGTCACTGGATAAATTAACActtataataatttcatttgtCTCTTAGGATGCGGCTGCATTCTGGAAACAGCAACCACTGGTTGCAAGGGAGTATGCATCAACTACTATCATTCCAGCATGCACAATTGTTGCGGAGATTGCAAACAGTGCAAAAGATCTTATTGATAAAGAAGTTAATGCTTTCTTGCGAAGTCCTGATAATAGTCTTTACATGCTTCCTTCAACTCCACAGGTTTATGAAATTGCAGCAACATGTTTTCTGGTATCAAATATTGCAGTAAATTTTGCTGTACATCCATgctaaaataaagttatttctTGATTGAATTCTATCAGGCACTGCTGGAGTCCATGGGTTCTAATGGATCTACAGGACCTGAAGCTGTTGCTGCTGCGGAGAAGAATGCTGCTTTATTGACAGCAAGAGCTGGCGCTAGGGATCCATCAGCAATTCCATCAATATGCCGTGTGTCTGCTGCCCTTCAGTATCCTGCTGGTAAGTTCTTACTTGTCTGTAGAAGTTTCGAAGCTTGTCATAGTATATCCTTTTGGATAGCTTTTGGGCAGGGTGTCAGGTGTGATATCTGATGTTGGGAGTTGGGACACTCGATTGTCAGGGATCCACTTGAAGGATTCCTGCCatgcaaaagttttttttttaaaaaatctttttaaataaaaataaaatagattcaTCTGACAAGTTGGAAGATTTGCATAGACACTCTCTTGCTAAAGTAAAAGAGCAATAATTTTGAAGAATCTTTGAATAGTAAAAAATCCATTTGGGTTAAGAGCTGGACATGTCATAGCATGACATAATTGTGCCTTTTCTATGATATCCTAACATCAacttttcaagaaagaaaagttcATAGGGTGTTTTTTGCAGTGAATGTTCATTAAAGCTTGGTTGATTACATTCAAAGTTAAGATTTTTGTCATACTATTCAAGCATAATAATTGTTGAAGTCAAAGATAAATAATTCCATCAAGAATGCACAACAGTCAACCATCCTTTGAGCATTAGTTGTTTAAATAAGAACTATTGTGCCTTGGTCTCTACTATAATGATAAATTGAATGTTTATGTGGATACCCATCATTTAGTTTGAGCATTGGCAATATATTTAGTAGAAATGAGTGTCTGAGTTGATTACTTCTTCCAATTAGTTGCAATCTGGTCTGTTCTACATGCATTTCTGAGTACCGAGTCTGCTAAAGGTTGCTTCACATGTTATTTTATGCCTACAATTTTGTCGACTATAACTTGGTTTAACtttgtaaaataaaaggaaattggAAATGCATTAAGTGACCTGACATCCCAAGTATGagcatttgttttatttccttATGTTCAAATCAAATGACTTGCAATGGACAAATAGGTTTGGAGGGTTCAGATGCTGGTTTAGCATCAGTTTTAGAGTCCCTTGAGTTCTGTTTAAAACTTCG
This region includes:
- the LOC18107350 gene encoding AUGMIN subunit 5, producing MQGSSSAVAQPEAILEWLHKEMGYRPLGPQSAATSKSQLPSIDAIRKICRGNMIPIWGFLIKRVKSEKTVENIRKNILVHGGGGGESGGLVNVGKDEGRSKGGRRKEKVGGEGGGGSSTAESREVALQEREIAAKEVERLRSIVRRQRKDLRARMIEVSREEAERKRMLDERAKNRHKQVMLEAYDQQCDEAAKIFAEYHKRLHQYVNQARDAQRFSIDSSLEEVSSFSANSIKEAVYSTVKGTKSADDVILIETNWERNIRKACESLAVYMVERIRNSFPAYEGSGIHLNPQSEAAKLGMDFDGDIPDDVRTVIVNCLKNPPHLLRAITAYTLRLKTLVSREIEKIDVRADAELLRYKYENNRVMDVSSTDTNSPLHHQLYGNGTIGIDMPYKGSQNQLLERQKAHVQQFLATEDALNKAAEARDVGQNLLKRLHGTGDVVSSHSIGIGVTTQNMGSLRQFELEVWAKEREAAGLRASLNTLMSEIERLNKLCAERKEAEDSLRKKWKKIEEFDARRSELEAIYTALLKVIMEDAAAFWKQQPLVAREYASTTIIPACTIVAEIANSAKDLIDKEVNAFLRSPDNSLYMLPSTPQALLESMGSNGSTGPEAVAAAEKNAALLTARAGARDPSAIPSICRVSAALQYPAGLEGSDAGLASVLESLEFCLKLRGSEASVLEDLAKAINLVHIRHDLVESGHALLNHAYRSQQEYERTTNLCLNLATEQDKIVSEKWLPELKTSVLNAQKCLEDCKYVRGLLDEWWEQPASTVVDWVTVDGQNVAAWHNHVKQLLAFYDKELL
- the LOC18107349 gene encoding inositol oxygenase 2 isoform X3, which encodes MTVIVENPVEDIELFEEQKKEIHVDPDELVSDGGFTMPDSNAFGQSFRDYENAETERHQIVEQTYRLQHINQTYDYVKKMREEYSRLDKAEMSIWECCELLNDVVDESDPDLDEPQIMHLLQSAEAIRKDYPNEDWLHLTALIHGDIFPVGCAFDESNVHYQFFKENPDFNNPKYNTKNGVYSEGCGLSNVLMSFGHDDYMYLVAKENGTTLPSAALFVIRYHSFYPLHSCGAYKHLMNEEDVENLKWLQIFNKYDLYSKSKVPIDVEKVKPYYLSLIDKYFPAKVKW
- the LOC18107349 gene encoding inositol oxygenase 2 isoform X1, giving the protein MTVIVENPVEDIELFEEQKKEIHVDPDELVSDGGFTMPDSNAFGQSFRDYENAETERHQIVEQTYRLQHINQTYDYVKKMREEYSRLDKAEMSIWECCELLNDVVDESDPDLDEPQIMHLLQSAEAIRKDYPNEDWLHLTALIHDLGKILLLPQFGGLPQWSAVGDIFPVGCAFDESNVHYQFFKENPDFNNPKYNTKNGVYSEGCGLSNVLMSFGHDDYMYLVAKENGTTLPSAALFVIRYHSFYPLHSCGAYKHLMNEEDVENLKWLQIFNKYDLYSKSKVPIDVEKVKPYYLSLIDKYFPAKVKW
- the LOC18107349 gene encoding inositol oxygenase 2 isoform X2, which codes for MTVIVENPVEDIELFEQKKEIHVDPDELVSDGGFTMPDSNAFGQSFRDYENAETERHQIVEQTYRLQHINQTYDYVKKMREEYSRLDKAEMSIWECCELLNDVVDESDPDLDEPQIMHLLQSAEAIRKDYPNEDWLHLTALIHDLGKILLLPQFGGLPQWSAVGDIFPVGCAFDESNVHYQFFKENPDFNNPKYNTKNGVYSEGCGLSNVLMSFGHDDYMYLVAKENGTTLPSAALFVIRYHSFYPLHSCGAYKHLMNEEDVENLKWLQIFNKYDLYSKSKVPIDVEKVKPYYLSLIDKYFPAKVKW